One Brassica napus cultivar Da-Ae chromosome C4, Da-Ae, whole genome shotgun sequence genomic region harbors:
- the LOC106394639 gene encoding defensin-like protein 195, with product MALKPLSIFVVFFIFLVISDVPEIEAQDSQCLREYGGDVGFSFCAPRILPTFCYTRCRENKGAKGGRCRWGPGTNVRCLCDYCNDKP from the exons ATGGCGTTGAAACCACTTTCCATCTTTgttgtcttcttcatcttcttagtTATCTCTG ACGTGCCAGAGATAGAAGCGCAAGATAGCCAGTGTTTGAGGGAATACGGTGGCGATGTTGGCTTCAGCTTCTGTGCGCCTCGGATATTACCGACGTTTTGTTACACAAGATGCCGTGAGAACAAGGGGGCTAAAGGTGGAAGATGCCGTTGGGGACCAGGAACTAACGTCAGGTGCTTATGCGACTACTGCAACGATAAACCCTAA